The Lonchura striata isolate bLonStr1 chromosome 25, bLonStr1.mat, whole genome shotgun sequence genomic sequence AAAAATACAAAGGAGAAACGATGGGGAAGGACACGGCAGGAGGaacggggccggggctggggatCAGCCTGGTGGCAGagaggggcagtgctgggcaggcagagccaaactgcagccagaggaaggacaaggacagCAGGGAGACATCCTGGGGGGATGGCCTGGGGTCACAGTGCCCCGAGTGGGGATGAGCCAGCCCCGACTGGTCACCTTGCTGGAGTGCCATTGCCCCTTGGATCCCGACTTTGGGAAGGAGGGAGCGCTTCCATCAGTGGCAAGAAGGGTGaaactcctggggtggctgccAGGGACCCAGCTGGTGCCCTGGGGAGGGTGCAGGATGTGCACTGGTGAGGGTGGATTTGGAAGGGATGAGTACTGCAGCTGCAGATGGGACACGGTGCAGAGAGACCCTGCCCTGGACCCTGGGGCACAGGTAGAGGCTGCTcaccaggctctgcagggctgagcagcacctgcccctgagctgggacagctctgcccgtgccctgctgcccctgtgccctcccCACACCCCTTTGtttcctgcacagccccagctgaggggctgacacagagcagaggagctggaaaCAAAACCTCTGCCTCAAGAGGCTGCAGGACGGCGAGGGGCACCCAGCTATGGCTGGGGGAATGGGCCACTGCCCCCTGAGCCCCGGGCAAGCGCCCACGGGGCAGCATTGCCCGAGCCCTCTGCACCTCCAGCAAGAGGAGTTAGTTGCCCTGCTCCAAGAGGCAGGGCAGCATCTCGGAGCAGATGTGCATGAGCCACAGGTGATGGTTTGCAGGTGCAGGTCACCGAGGGCTTTTGCCAGGGTCTTGTGCCAAGCTCTCattttgctttctcctttcctttttagGAGGCCAAAACCAGCTCAGGAGGCAGCACAGTGCAGCGCTCCAAGGTACCTTTGCTTTTTCTACACCACAGAAttgtcccagcctggcctggggtggaagggacctcagggcccatccattcccatccctgccatggcagggacaccttccactgtcccaggctgctcccagcctggcctgggactcttccagggatccaggggcagccacagctgctctgtgccagggcctcaccctGCTGATTCTTGGCAAGGGTGGAAGGGCCAAAAATCCACGGACCAAGCTGCAATTCAGCCCAGCACCAGTGGAGTGTCCCAGGGAGGGTGAGGGATGTGGGGCTGCTTCCTGCTCCCCAGTGCTCTGGTGAatggagggcagggaagagggcAGTGGAGGGATGTAGGTTGTCCCAGACTCCTTCCTCATCCTCTGTCTCCCTTTGCTCTGCCCTTGGCCAGTCCTTCAGCCTGAAGGCGCAGGTGAAGGAGATGTGCACGGCCTGCCAGAAAACCGTGTATCCCATGGAACGGCTGGTGGCGGATAAATTCGTCTTCCACAACTCCTGCTTCTGCTGCAAGCACTGCCACACCAAGCTCAggtgagcagggctgtgcccgtGGTGGGACAGGTGCCAAGACCCTCCCAAACAGTGCCCAAATAGTGCCCCCCAATCACAGCCCCTCGCTCGGCCAGTAGCCAAAGACCCCAGCCCACCCATTGCAGCAGAGCAAAGGTTTATCTGCACACCTGGGCCCAAGTCACAGCTAAATCCAACCTGGTGTGGCAGGACAGAGGCTTCCCcttgagagcagccctgggggaaCACGGAGCTGAGCCAGAGCCTCCTGGAGGACTCGGAGCcgaggctgagcccccctgggacccccccaccTCTACTGACAGCAGCCCCCAACAGCCTCTGCAGGTGGGAGGGAGCTGTTGTCCCTAAGGGTCCCTCCTGCCTGCGGCCCCTctgctgtccccgtgtccccaggccccTCACTTTCCCTGCCCGGCTAACCCTGCCCTtcctccccagcctgggcagctACGCC encodes the following:
- the LIMD2 gene encoding LIM domain-containing protein 2 → MFQATGAASPAPAHEAKTSSGGSTVQRSKSFSLKAQVKEMCTACQKTVYPMERLVADKFVFHNSCFCCKHCHTKLSLGSYAALHGEFYCKPHFQQLFKSKGNYDEGFGRKQHKELWVHKEVESGTKSA